AATGGATATGAAAATTAGAAAGTATTATACTTTTGTAGAAGAAATTAAAGCTGATGGCGGAAAAGCAATTGAAGGAAAGGAACACAAAAGAGTATCCATAGCAGTAGTATTTGAAAACCCATATGCAGGAAAATATGTAGAAGATCTTTCCCCATTATCAGACTGGGCAGCTTCAGTAACACCAGATTTAGTAGAAAGAGCATTAAAGGCTGCAGGCATTGAAGTAAATGAAGCAGAAAGCTATGGTAAAGCTGCAATAGTAGGTGGCAATGGAGAATTAGAGCATGCAGCAGCATTACTTCACCCAACACTAGGAAAACCATTTAGAGATGGATTAGGTGGAGGAAAGGCAATTATTCCTTCAGCTA
Above is a window of Proteiniborus ethanoligenes DNA encoding:
- a CDS encoding amino acid synthesis family protein; translated protein: MDMKIRKYYTFVEEIKADGGKAIEGKEHKRVSIAVVFENPYAGKYVEDLSPLSDWAASVTPDLVERALKAAGIEVNEAESYGKAAIVGGNGELEHAAALLHPTLGKPFRDGLGGGKAIIPSAKKMGYPGCAIDVPLHYKDAAFVRTHFDAMEVRVPDAPRDNELVLILSVTNCGRPHPRVGGLKIEEVKGEDGLR